The following are encoded in a window of Bradyrhizobium guangdongense genomic DNA:
- a CDS encoding 4-(cytidine 5'-diphospho)-2-C-methyl-D-erythritol kinase: MPALVEEGRAKVNLSLRVVGRRADGYHDLESVVAFADCADRLTLEPGSELRLATTGPLAAACGEASDNLVFKTAKLLADAVPNLKLGAFALDKVLPVAAGIGGGSADAAAALRLLARLNDLPLDDPRLQQVALATGADVPVCLLSRACDMTGVGEQLLPLALPSMPCVMVNPRVPVATKDVFQALGLRNGELLVGATSVLGAPAWPGEGGSIADWVEVLETVANDLEAPALRIEPVIGDVLEALRSSAGVKLARMSGSGATCFAIYGAPSDAHAAAEKIHRDHPGWWVHAGTLS; the protein is encoded by the coding sequence ATGCCGGCGTTGGTTGAAGAAGGGCGCGCGAAGGTCAACTTAAGCCTTCGCGTGGTCGGCCGTCGCGCCGACGGCTATCATGATCTCGAAAGCGTGGTCGCGTTTGCCGACTGTGCCGACCGGCTCACCCTGGAGCCGGGTAGCGAGCTCAGGCTTGCGACCACGGGGCCGCTTGCGGCGGCTTGCGGCGAGGCCTCGGACAATCTCGTGTTCAAAACCGCCAAGCTGTTGGCGGACGCCGTGCCGAACTTGAAGCTCGGCGCTTTCGCGCTCGACAAGGTTTTGCCGGTCGCAGCCGGGATCGGCGGCGGCTCGGCCGATGCCGCTGCGGCGCTGCGGCTGCTGGCGCGTCTCAACGATCTTCCGCTCGATGATCCCAGGCTCCAGCAAGTCGCGCTCGCGACCGGCGCCGACGTGCCGGTGTGCCTGCTTTCGCGCGCCTGCGACATGACTGGCGTCGGCGAGCAGCTGCTGCCGCTGGCCTTGCCGAGCATGCCCTGCGTGATGGTCAATCCGCGCGTGCCGGTCGCGACCAAGGACGTGTTCCAGGCGCTGGGCCTGCGCAATGGCGAATTGCTGGTCGGGGCCACTTCGGTCCTCGGAGCTCCGGCCTGGCCGGGCGAGGGCGGATCGATTGCCGATTGGGTCGAGGTTCTCGAAACCGTCGCCAATGACCTCGAAGCCCCCGCGCTGCGCATCGAGCCGGTGATCGGTGATGTGCTGGAAGCCTTGCGCTCTTCCGCCGGTGTCAAGCTCGCACGCATGTCCGGCTCGGGTGCGACCTGCTTCGCGATTTATGGCGCGCCGAGCGACGCGCACGCCGCCGCCGAGAAGATCCACAGGGATCACCCCGGCTGGTGGGTGCATGCGGGAACGTTGAGCTAG